A genomic region of Haemorhous mexicanus isolate bHaeMex1 chromosome 14, bHaeMex1.pri, whole genome shotgun sequence contains the following coding sequences:
- the LOC132333915 gene encoding G-protein coupled receptor 83-like — protein sequence MRQHTWFPLQYMPKPFWRAENHNTTSFFSALYGFPNRSLFHSDLNLEDLGDFDSGAKYEGESQSRTVKALLIVAYSVIICISLFGNILVCHVVIKNKRMHSATNLFIVNLAVADVMITTLNTPFTLVRFVSSTWVFGKLMCHISRFVQYCSVHVSVLTLAAIALDRHQVIMHPLKPRMSMVKGGICIIIIWVMASCFSLPHAIYQTLTRFYIGDRTIRMVCLPSFPPPADLFWKYLDLTTFVLLYVLPLLVISITYTIVAKKLWLRNAIGDLTMEQYYAHQRKKKMTLKMLMVVVVVFAVCWFPLNCYLVLISCRAIHSSNALYFAFHWFAMSSTCYNPFIYCWLNESFRAELRCLLCVCRRRSTAQGHALQPISPLFHRAKAENCPCKRSSTCQKAQTPSQRNSARTDISSVQPIVAES from the exons atGAGACAGCACACCTGGTTCCCCTTGCAGTACATGCCCAAGCCCTTCTGGAGAGCAGAGAACCACAACACGACCAGCTTCTTCTCTGCACTGTACGGCTTCCCTAACCGGTCCTTGTTCCACAGTGACCTGAACCTGGAGGACCTGGGGGACTTTGATAGCGGAGCCAAGTATGAGGGCGAGTCCCAGAGCCGGACAGTGAAGGCGCTGCTGATTGTTGCCTACTCTGTGATCATCTGCATCTCTCTCTTTGGCAACATCCTGGTGTGCCACGTGGTCATCAAGAACAAGAGGATGCACTCTGCCACCAACCTCTTCATCGTAAATCTGGCTGTTGCTGATGTGATGATCACCACCCTGAACACCCCCTTCACACTG GTGAGGTTTGTGAGCAGCACCTGGGTTTTTGGAAAGCTGATGTGTCACATCAGCCGGTTTGTTCAGTACTGCTCTGTCCACGTGTCTGTGCTCACCCTCGCTGCCATTGCACTGGACCGGCACCAG GTGATCATGCACCCTCTCAAGCCACGCATGTCCATGGTGAAAGGAGGAATttgcatcatcatcatctggGTTATGGCCAGCTGCTTCTCACTGCCCCACGCCATTTATCAGACTCTGACAAGGTTTTATATTGG AGACAGAACCATCCGAATGGTCTGCCTCCCCagcttccctcctcctgctgatCTTTTCTGGAAGTACTTGGACCTGACTACGTTTGTTCTCTTGTACGTTCTGCCCTTGCTTGTGATCTCCATCACATACACCATAGTGGCCAAAAAGCTCTGGTTGAGGAACGCCATCGGGGACCTCACCATGGAGCAATACTACGCTCatcagaggaagaagaagatgacGCTAAAGATgctgatggtggtggtggttgtgTTTGCCGTGTGCTGGTTCCCCCTGAACTGCTACCTGGTGCTGATCTCCTGCAGGGCCATCCACAGCAGCAACGCTCTGTACTTTGCTTTCCACTGGTTTGCCATGAGCAGCACCTGCTACAACCCCTTCATCTACTGCTGGCTGAACGAGAGCTTCCGCGCGGAGCTGCGGTGCCTGCTGTGCGTGTGCCGCCGCAGGAGCACGGCTCAGGGCCACGCTCTGCAGCCCATCTCCCCCCTGTTCCACCGGGCCAAGGCTGAGAACTGCCCCTGCAAAAGAAGCAGCACGTGCCAGAAGGCACAGACACCCTCCCAGAGGAACTCTGCAAGGACGGACATATCCAGCGTGCAGCCGATCGTGGCAGAAAGCTGA